The genomic region acctttcaggggcaatttcccaccccaaagacaagagagtgccctgaacctctgtccactcctctggcCCCTctaacaaggccattggcagaatgagggtgacttcttacgcaggaagtctttggccaccaatgCCGTTTATTATTCAAATTTAACTGATGGTGGAGTTTAAACCCAGGACGTATGACattttgattgctaatcaaagacgctacctctagatcACTAACAAAATTACTTTCTTAATGTCTATTTCCCAAGCCATGTGTAGGTTTATGAGAAGAagttacaaaaacaaaaagaaaggtgACAGCAGAAAGTAGGAACTGATGTACAAGCTACTGTTGCCTGTcggattaaaactgaaaaatctaAATACATGTTGAAGAAGACACACAGAACACTTAAGTTTGTACCATCCAAACAGCACAGTAATGTTAAATTtcaacagtgattacaaaatatgaaaacaaacaatACACAGCACTGAACTGTATGCTGACTAgttctaaaaatatatttttccagttACCTCGATAGAAGGGAGAGTGGCCAAATTATGGGACAACTGCAGAGCTCACTTTTGTTACAAGAATACTGCTTGAAAAATAATGGGAGGAAAAAAAGTCACTCGTATAATGGAGGCATATGACCACATAATACAGCACATATGGAAATTTGCTTTTGACAGGAATTGCTCTTAGCGACTGGGCTATCTAGGCACAACACACATCATCAGCAGAATAAACATACCTTCCAAATTGTACCACTCTATTTATCAGTTATTTTAGAACACAAATTTGCTATCTATAAACATCacatttcacagagcataacttgatccaAATGTGAATGGTTTTGCAAACAGCTACACTGACTTTACCCACCAGAAATTGTCTACAGACATGTTACATGATATTACTCTGGTTTTGAATcaaaaacactagaagaaaaatgaggaaataaaacagCAGTTTCATTTAGAAAGGGGCCTAGTTGATATATTTCAAGACGGCCGTGACACGGTTATATGGAAAGAATGGTTTTACATAAATCCTCAAACGATATTTGAAAAAATCTGGAGGAGGACATTGTGATAACTGGGACATACAAATCTTCAAAGACAAGAGACACTCAAATAGTAATAATGTCACATGAGAAGAAGGATTGAACTGTCTGGGAGATCTTCATGTACAACTGCATCAAGCTTGCTAGAGAGAAAAGAATGGACAATGGTGGTGGTGATTTAACTCACTCAAAAATTAAAATCTACACTAGATAAAATAGAATTCCTAATAAATAATCACAGAAAGTGAGTCAATTGTAGCAGGACCAACAAGCACAAAAAGAAGAATATTCACAAGTTGTGGTTTGGGAAGATTTATAAGTAGTGCACTAGCTTAAGGGAGACACTCACAATGCCAATATGTTGTCTGAATCAAAAACTAATGTACGTAACAAAAATCAAATTCCAGGTTTTTCAATAATTACGTGCAACCAACTGACAGTCAAGACTAAACACCATAAGAAACCAGGTACGGATGAAATTGTATCCTACAGAAAGAAAGACAGTAATAGTGACGCAACTCTAGCATGGTATTAGGGAAGTGACTGATTCCACCGTCTTGATTGACCCCTGACATCATCAATATGGTGGAAACAACTATGTCTAGTGTATACAAAATAGTTACGATGTCACTACATATACATGCCAACAAatgcaaacaagaaaaaaaatgacacAAGAACTTGTCAATCCAACAATAAAAGGAAACTAATGGGACAAGTGCAGGAAACAGAGGATTTAGGAGAAGCTAAATATATAACAATACAAAACACCGCACCATccgaaaatattattaaaaaaactcAACTCACAACAAAACGTTACAGCCACACAACCAACAGTAACTGTACACTTCACTTGACCTATATTTCTCAAACAAAGTCCACGATACCAAAAAAACCATCATCTCCAATTCGAAAAGCAGAATTGGACATTTTCCTTGACCTTTATAACAGCCATAAACTTCTCACATCTACATAACTCACAAAACACCACTGAAACAAAAAACCCCAACAATTCGAAAACCCAAAAACCCCCATGTTCACAACATCAATTAAAGTACAACCAAAATGCCataaatataaaacacacaaaacatcacaattaccgcaaaacacacacacacacacacacacacacacacacacacacaccaaactaaTCAGACCTCACAAAAAcaccaaacacataaacaaaaggaaaaaaacataataattcattgaaaacaaagcaaacacttcAAAACCGTGTTATTACCCAAACAAACAAACCCACATCACCACAGTCATAACCAAGATTCAAATGAACCCAATGTTAAATTCAACACACAAACATCCACCAACAGCGCGCCATAGTGACGCCACACACAACAAAACCATTACATCACAGGACAAAGCAGACAGATGGAATCGGTCGGTTCCAATGACCCATACATACAATAAAGGGAAATTACCTTCACATAGATCTAAAAAACATAATACTGTACAGTAGCTGTCTGTACCTTAGTATAACTCTCTGTATGGTTCCGAGCAAAATAAACCATGCAATCCAGTGCCAGCATTCCAGGAGGAGTTTCCATAAAATCCAAAGCTGGATTAATGTCATGCTTGAAGCCAAGCTTCTTGTAGTCCTTTGCAAAAACTCCAAGTTGACGCCTTGATGCCAAATCGCCACCTCCAGAATTTCCAATATCTGTATCAAATGCAATTCGACGCAATTCTTTAATTTTGTCATGTGCATCCTGATCTTGAGAATCCATGCGAGTGTTCATACGATGCTCCAGCAGGCCCAAAGTTAATGTTTGGAGAACGTACAACTGATGTGCCATTTCTGTTCCTACCTGAAACAGAATTTTAAAGGTGATTTATTCAATGATCCTGTGACTTTTCTGCAACAGGCACGTCAATATGTATGTGTTAGCAAAAATGTATGTTCCTTCTTGATAGATTAACAAATTTgaaatgttttgtgtgtgtatgtgggggggggggggggggggggggggaggttgcttGGGGCTTTTGTATTGATCTtccttttcaatatttttaaaattttcttgtgcAGGCTACACATTTGGTAAATcatatatttaattacttttgtttttcatgaCTATATACAAACTGTACAAGGTAACATAAACAGAGAAGCACCAAAGAAGAGACGTGTGTTTCAGCGCGGGTTCATTTAGCAAATGTGAGAACATCAAGGAGATACTCATCAGACTTCAGTGGAAGTCACCATAAGAGGTACTTTCTGCACCAAAGAAAGGATTACCATTAAATGTCAAAGAGTTTATGACACAAGATGATTTCAGAAACACATCACATCATCCTAAAAAGAAGTTAATGCTCTCATCAATCAGACGATTGGTTTGAGTGCCACTGTTCTTTACTAGGCATGCTCCTGTTGTAAGTAGTAAGCTGTTGCCTCCAACCTTTGAACTCATTTATCCAGCCAGTTATAGTGAGCCCTACAGTTTAATGGAGACTCTGCAAACATCAGTATGAAGAAGCACTTTTCACATTAAAAAACCTTCCCTGAGGTGAAAGAAATGataagttacaaataaaaaaccAAAGACTCACCAGGGATCAAACTCAAGATCTATGTATCCACAGTCGAGTACTTGACCACTGTGCCACaaagcttcaaataccatttcgtGAAATAACCGAAAAAGGAAAATCTGAGACAGCTAAACTTACAGATAAATTTACCAACAGTCATTGTTTCCACACATTATAATCGCAAaaggagcaggaaaggcaccatgCCACACATTGCAATGTGGCTTGTGGGGCATAGATGTATACATAATTAGGAGCAGATGTTACACATAACATCTCTGAGTTAAAAAAGAGGTAGGGGTCTGGTCATGTGTTGGTAATCACAGAAGACAGATGCAGCTGAATGAATGTGTTATACCACACACACAGACAATTAGAAGAATAAGAGTTGGAGTTGGTATCAGTGACATGCCTTAATCTCAAAGTTTAAGAAATTGGTGAATTCTGGTGAGAAAGTCAAAATCGTATCTTCTCCATTTGTTAGGGTGGTAATAGACTGGAGTTTTTCATAAAAAAGTGATATATGAGAATGACATAACTATGAATTTTGCTGGGTCACCAATCACAAAAATAAATTGGTCAGATGGTTTGCATTTTTTTGACACAACATGAACTAAAATTACATTAACTGTAAACGTACTAACAACAAAAAAAGGACTTGCCTTTTAAAACAAGTAGGAATATGAGATTGGAATCTTACAGCATACAGAAATCTCTATCCAGTCCATATAACCTTATGACAGAGAACCCCAACAACAGACTAATTCTTCTGACAGCTCAAGCCAGAAGGTATTATTTAGCAATCAACTGGCTAAACATTTGCAACACAATGTCACAACCTGAATAACTTCTGAAGTACaacaatgtgattctgagttagagATTCTTACTAGCTACCATATAGGCCTACTATCACTCAACTGGCTACGAGCAACACCAACAACTTTCCAACATCAGCACGCAATGCAAGAGCTCCCAACAATGTGCACTTTAGCCAGTGCTATACTGTGTTAATAAAGTATCTCTAATCCAATTCCACACAACTGCAGGAAGATAACATATTAACACATATTGTATGACAGTTAAAACCTGAATTCAACAGCAGCAGCTTTGGGACAAAACAGAGTTTGTCCAAAAGGAAAGtaaatcacatacaatatgtatttTGTACTTGATCTCAGTTAAGAATAAATTAAAGTCATGGATAGAAGTTGTCACAACATGAGATAGTGTTTAGACAAAATTACCTGTTGAAAGTGCACTGGAACTAATGACATCGCGCAACCACTGACCATCAGATCACCTACATAAATAGCtttaaaacaccagagaaaatcatAGTAGTTTACTCATTAGTCAAGCTGTGGCTCTGtggaagaatttaattttttttttttttttttcagaaattagtGTTCAAAGAATTTTCATGTTATCAGGACCAATGACAAGCCCTGTCCAGCCCAAGTCCACAGGTGGCATGCCCTATGTAATTTACCGTCAACAATCTGCTGACAATATATTCATTTCAGTGTCACATCTTGTTCATTCCATAAGACACTGTCATTCGCTATCAAGCAGAGGGCTGTCAAAATAACAATTACATGCTAGTACGAACTACTACACCTGCCAAGACATTAGACTCGCTGCCTGCAGTCCAGCTGAACACACATTAGTAGCATTGAAAATCAGCCCAAACCATAACAATGTCCTTTGAAACCTGTGTAGGTTTTTGTTAGCTTTACCTTTGCATTTATAACATTCTAAACCACAATTCCTGCCCTTTGGATAGAGATCTACCATACTTATTGCAACACACTCAGCTCCCGGTCGCCCCAAGTACTTTGTTTCACTTTTTTCCGTGACTCCTACAGAAGAAACACACAATTTCCAAAACCACAAAATTTGTAATCCACCTCTTCGTTGGTTGGTTGTAATGACTTCTGAGCAGCATATTTCCCACTCCTCTTCTACCCTACAACCTATAACAAATGTTGAAAATGGCATTTCAGCCTTGTATGTACTGTATCTGTGTGTTTCAACATCATGATGATAAATTTTCTTCTTTATAATGATCCATAAGTCAGTGGTTCATATGACACTGTGAATCAGCTGACTTACATAAAAAGTTCAGGGCAAAGTATTTGTGGTTTTTCTTTAGAAGTCACAGTAGTATTAATTAATGACTGGGACTTTGTTAACAGACTGCTTTAAATCTCACTCCACCCATCAAGAAACACCTTTAATGAAGTGCTGTATAGCACATAAATGTCATAGAATCAGTGTCATTGGTGCATGCAAATCTGGCTGTCACGACTCCGTAatatgaatgaaaggatattgcaagAGAGATTTATTctacaatttttgttttcattctgaGAAATATATTCTAATACTCCAAAAATTTACCCCTTCACATATCCATACACAATTTTCCAGCTTCACACATCTGAGAACACCGAGAGTTTACCTACAAgcagttttattttaatgttatgtaCTGTTCCCATGCAACTATTAATTTTCTAAACTTACCTGTCCTGACACAGTTTGTATGACGTTGCTTAATATAACATTCCGGACTTGCTTTGAACACAATGTAGCAGCAACAGCTTTTCTTTTAACATGGTCGGCTTTAAGAAACAGTGCGTTAATGAGCGCAATGGCATTCTGTTGAATCACAGGATGTGGACTTTGCAGGTGCATTATCAAGTTCGGAAAAGTGACTTCTTTTTCTACTTGTCCATATTTTCCCGAACTATTCAGTACTATATTCTCGAGTATAGACAAAGAAGCCTGTATCACCTTTGCATCTTGTGTGACTGACTGATTGTTCACGTAACTGGCAACCTTATTTATGAATGGTATTTCTAATATATCCCATGAAACTATTCCGTGGTCCATTAGTTCCACAAAGGACGCCAAGCAATAAGCTAACATGTTGATTTTACACTTTCCCCCCTCAATCATATTTATTATTAACGCAAGTCCTTGTTTATTTATGAATTCCAAAGCAAATGTCATATCTGTACTTAATTTAGCAAGTCTCTGTAACGCTGCAAGTTTTTCGTCGTTTGTTCCTGTGTTCAGTTTCTGCAATATCTCCTGAGCAGTGGTAGATGGTGAATGTGTCAATCTCAGAACTGATCCGTTTTTAATCTCATTTCTATTTTTCTCCGTTATATAGTTCTGGTTGttgttttctgaaaactgcagTGCATACTGGTCAGGCTCCGAAAGTCCCCACCCATTGCATAGCTCCTGTATTATTGCTGCAAGCGGCTGCTTCTGATTGAACTCTATTAATTGAGGTACCTGATGTACCATTTCCACAGCAATCTTGACAATGTTCGCATCTTTGATGGCAGAGGTTTTCAGAACCTTAGTATTCATTGACGTGCTTTCTCACATAAACAATCTACGGGATCAAAACACCGCACCCCACAATTACCACTTGCCGTCACAGCGTCTTCGTGCATCACTGACTCAACTAGCAAGTAGCAACCAAAGATGGTCGTACCGTTCAGTGACAACAACATCCtacatacaataattttttatgaatttatatattaaatacagTCCACCAGATTTGTCAGATTATTTGCACCTAACCAGGACTTCACATGGTATTCTGCACAAAGCTATGGAACCGAGGGTGTATGCGCCAGTAAAACATCTGGTTGTGTTGACGTTTCGGACCAGAAACCGGCATCATGTGACTGCCTGCCGAGGCGGAAATCTATGCTCGAATGGAATATGACTGTATATACGTAGCTGTAAAATTCGTGTACTTTTCCTCATTTTGATCCCTCAGTTATCTAAATGCACTAAACAAATTTACGAGCATACGAAAACGGCTAACTGCTATTAAAGGGAAAAGTATGATGCTAATTAATTTCATTTGTGCTTAAAAATATCCCGATAGAAAGACAGTGTGTGACTGCTATTTTTGTAACACGTATGAGACCCCATTGCAGAAGTAGACTCAAGAGTTAACAGTAGTCAACATCTGTTGTAACTATGCATTCAACCTAATTATCATTGTGCGTTAAATATTGAGAAATTTGTTGCGGTATTGAAGATTTTCTCGCAAAATTAATACAACAAGACAGTACCACACTCTGCTGGCACGCTGGGGATTACTTTAAATAAGCGAAATGAGAGTAAGCAAGCTATATGGGAGACAAGCGTAGCACACACCTTAGCACCTACTTTTAGAATGGCAAAGCACGTGCAGCCATGGAACCACAAATGTTACCCCATTTTCCTTTTGAGAACTAGAAGCAAACTGTTTAAAATACTGTATGTAAGTGATACACTCTTAGGAATAGCTCCACCGACCAGATCAGTTCAGAAAATCAGTGATGAATGTTCAAAACACGTGTAACTTCATTGTTATACAATAAAATagtataaactaaaagaaataatgttAATGCTGTTCCACTAAGgagatttaattatttttctgaaattttaaaatcACCTGCTGAGGAGGTATCATGATGATACTATGAACAACCACAAAAATATAAGGAAATTGATGATtacaattattttatgttttgaaaaGCAAGCAGGGATCCCAGGCTGCGATTCAGGGCTGTCGTGAGTCAGAATTTTATTCTCTCTCCAacttctccctcccctcccccccctcccaacgGAAGAAATTACTCACATgtcaagagggagggggggggggggttggagacctcttctgaacatcacctagcgaggcatcccagatacgcttaataatgttcgtgtctggggagtttggtggtcagcagaaggGTTTAAACTCTGGAATGCGTtcttggagccactcagtagcaattcaggacgtgtggggtgttacattgtcctgctggaattgtccagtcCGTCAGAGTACACAATGAACGTGAACagatacagatgatcagacaggatgattatgtacttatcacctgtcagagccatatctagatgtatcaagggtctcatgtcactccaactccacatgccccataccattacagagcctccaccagcttgaacagtcacctgctgaattgcagggtccatggattcatgaggttgtcggcATACCcgtacatgctgacacttgttgatgcccagcactgaaatctgcagcaatttggggaagggttgcccttccgacacgttgaacgattctcttcagtcgtcattgatccgattcttgcaggatctttttctggccgcagctgtgtcagagatttcatgtttcaccagattcctcatattcacggtattcacggtacactcgtgagatggcgtacgggaaaatcctcacttcatcggtacgttggagatgctgtgtcccatcgctcatgcgccgactataacaccacgttcagactcactgaagtcttgataacctgccattgtagcagcactaacagaTCTAACATCTGCACTAGATACTTGtcatacataggcgttgccgaccgcagcgccattttctgcctgtttacatatctctctatttgaatatgtatgcctgtaccagtttctttggtgcttcagtgtcatAACAATGACAATGAAGTGTATAAAATGCTCTAATATAATATTTTGTAGTTAGTTAATGCTGTGCTTCTGTTTTTTTGGAGGGATGGGTGGTCATGACCGTTCCTccattatcaccaccaccacaccactatCACCATCACTACCACAAAGGAACAGCGCCTATAATGAGAAGACAGCAGGCACACAGTATCAAGTGTTGTGTATAGACAAGAATTAGGCAGGGAGTGGTATTGTTTCAGCTGTTTGTTGTTAATCAGGTCGGCGGCGCCAGTTTTCCTCAAGTCGATGTGGTGGGACTACTTTCGACCCATGTCAATGCAATCTCATAGGTACATTTCGCAAAACGTAGGTACATTTGGTAATCCTAGTAGCTCTGCTTTCTCTTTGAATTCACTGATATAAAAAATTCTCATTATCACTCATTGGTGTGAAAGACAGTGTTCATTGTGGGTAGAGTTTGTGTCCTCACTTCTTGCAATGCCTCTGCTATTATTCAAGAAAACG from Schistocerca cancellata isolate TAMUIC-IGC-003103 chromosome 7, iqSchCanc2.1, whole genome shotgun sequence harbors:
- the LOC126092308 gene encoding engulfment and cell motility protein 1; amino-acid sequence: MNTKVLKTSAIKDANIVKIAVEMVHQVPQLIEFNQKQPLAAIIQELCNGWGLSEPDQYALQFSENNNQNYITEKNRNEIKNGSVLRLTHSPSTTAQEILQKLNTGTNDEKLAALQRLAKLSTDMTFALEFINKQGLALIINMIEGGKCKINMLAYCLASFVELMDHGIVSWDILEIPFINKVASYVNNQSVTQDAKVIQASLSILENIVLNSSGKYGQVEKEVTFPNLIMHLQSPHPVIQQNAIALINALFLKADHVKRKAVAATLCSKQVRNVILSNVIQTVSGQVGTEMAHQLYVLQTLTLGLLEHRMNTRMDSQDQDAHDKIKELRRIAFDTDIGNSGGGDLASRRQLGVFAKDYKKLGFKHDINPALDFMETPPGMLALDCMVYFARNHTESYTKVVLENSCRADEHECPFGRTSVELCKLLCEVLRIGEPPSEQGQNFHPMFFTHDHPFEEFFCVCIVLLNKTWKEMRATTEDFVKVFSVVREQITRALATQPNNFEMFRAKLQLLTYSEITNLWQQERMSREEWESHARPIVELREQITPEIMELIQQQRLGFLVDGTRFTKYSMRGQRIKDKFWYVRLSPNHKVFHYGDCDEKSVPSLEELPNKLAVVDIKALVTGKECPHMKDVRSRKTTHQLAFSLTLDSVELSSLDFVAPDEQVFDYWTDGINALLGSKMTSKETVGDLETLLSMDIKLRLLDAEGIDIPQDPPPIPADPPNYDFCYDLK